The Toxorhynchites rutilus septentrionalis strain SRP chromosome 3, ASM2978413v1, whole genome shotgun sequence genome includes a region encoding these proteins:
- the LOC129773208 gene encoding uncharacterized protein LOC129773208 → MASNAINSSMMTVNLQLADIFQYVGGGSRLIVEGERVFQANHLLLVLFDLTCLKSSSPRADPHKISIRTRPSCEKWPFQCSCKAGMGKCKHIMAVLKHLLMFPSVPLLTVTDLQQKWGKIAEKVADDMYKTTPLTAFCKKMTNTKDTTEAASPAGLTHDEGTNILQLFVKGFPESGLAYEKKGRDMKNIDKNDESDVLNTFLDIDVQSHSTESIDSLISIEENMTCSLLKSFLRRSFHPDNFTMIDREIMEFIGPLEKDLQLHFEFNVKVSEYESLKIY, encoded by the exons atg GCATCCAATGCGATAAACTCTTCGATGATGACGGTAAATTTGCAGCTTGCCGATATTTTTCAATACGTCGGAGGAGGAAGCAGGTTGATAGTCGAAGGTGAACGGGTGTTTCAAGCTAACCACTTGCTTCTTGTCTTGTTTGACTTGACTTGTTTGAAGTCATCATCACCTAGAGCTGATCCACACAAAATTTCCATCCGCACCAGACCTTCCTGTGAAAAGTGGCCTTTTCAGTGTTCGTGCAAAGCTGGAATGGGAAAATGCAAACACATAATGGCCGTTTTAAAACATCTTCTAAT gttCCCTTCAGTTCCATTGCTTACAGTAACAGATTTGCAACAAAAGTGGGGTAAAATTGCAGAAAAAGTTGCTGACGATATGTACAAGACAACACCATTGACCGCATTCTGCAAAAAAATGACGAATACAAAAGATACGACTGAAGCTGCCTCGCCGGCGGGTTTGACTCACGATGAGGGTACCAACATTCTTCAGCTTTTCGTGAAAG gATTCCCTGAAAGCGGTCTGGCATACGAAAAGAAAGGACGAgatatgaaaaatattgacaaaaatGATGAATCTGATGTTCTGAATACATTTCTCGATATAGATGTGCAAAGTCATTCTACAGAATCCATTGATTCGTTAAtttctattgaagaaaatatgacTTGCAGTCTACTTAAATCCTTCCTGAGAAGATCGTTTCATCCTGATAACTTCACGATGATCGATCGTGAAATAATGGAATTTATAGGTCCGTTAGAAAAGGATCTGCAACTTCATTTCGAATTTAATGTGAAAGTATCGGAATACGAGTCTTTGAAAATAT attaa
- the LOC129778539 gene encoding angiotensin-converting enzyme-like yields the protein MPPNRIFAILIVLISIGALQAGVVRRGSSDEPVTTEAQESNAREALERCEKRYQETKVKQIHAAWAYGSNITEHNLARKKETATEFAEVAKSVAQELRQFDYQSFRNEDLKRRFKELTKLDYAALPEDKFKELFGAVANMESNYAKIKLCTYKDNANCQLSLDPELTEIMASSRDAEELKYYWIEWYNRAGKPTRESFQKYVDLNTEAAKLNGFENGADVWLSEYDDPTFEQQVRDVIMQLRPLYEQIHAYVRFKLRQKYGPELVSETGPIPMHLLGNMWGQTWDNIADFTTPFPEKKLLDVTDEMVKQGYTPLKMFQMGDEFFESLNMTKLPQTFWDKSIIEKPTDGRDLVCHASAWDFFATDDVRIKQCTRVNMREFFVVHHELGHIQYYLQYQHQPVEYRGGANPGFHEAVGDVLSLSVSTPKHLKKVGLLKDYEEDEQVRINQFYRSGVTKFVFLPFAYTLDRYRWDVFRGEIKPDEYNCRYWQLRSEFCGVEPPVLRTEEDLDPPAKYHVSADVEYLRYFVSYVIQFQFHKAACRLAGEYVAGDPEKTLNNCDIYQSAAAGNKLKEMLSLGASKPWPDAMEVLTGERKMNADAILEYFKPLHDWLVGENKRLGAHVGWTPSEKCKKQFDFAPTK from the exons ATGCCGCCCAACCGCATTTTCGCCATTTTGATCGTGTTGATCTCGATCGGGGCTCTCCAAGCCGGCGTTGTTCGACGAGGGTCCTCCGATGAACCCGTGACGACAGAAGCGCAGGAATCCAACGCTCGAGAAGCTCTGGAGCGGTGCGAGAAACGGTACCAGGAAACCAAGGTCAAGCAGATCCATGCCGCCTGGGCGTACGGATCCAATATAACCGAGCATAACCTTGCCAGGAAGAAAGAAACGGCGACCGAATTTGCTGAGGTGGCAAAG TCGGTAGCCCAAGAATTACGTCAGTTTGATTACCAATCGTTTCGTAATGAGGATTTGAAGCGTCGCTTCAAAGAGCTAACAAAGCTAGACTATGCGGCTCTGCCTGAGGACAAGTTCAAAGAGCTTTTCGGAGCAGTGGCAAACATGGAGTCCAACTATGCCAAGATTAAATTGTGTACGTATAAAGACAACGCAAATTGCCAGCTTTCTTTGGATCCGG AATTGACGGAAATCATGGCTAGCAGTCGTGACGCTGAGGAGTTGAAGTACTATTGGATTGAATGGTACAACCGGGCTGGAAAACCCACCAGAGAATCCTTCCAAAAGTACGTTGACCTCAACACAGAAGCAGCAAAATTAAACG GTTTCGAAAACGGTGCGGACGTTTGGTTAAGTGAGTACGACGATCCTACCTTCGAGCAACAAGTCCGCGATGTGATCATGCAGTTGAGACCTCTGTATGAACAGATCCATGCATATGTTCGCTTCAAGCTAAGGCAAAAATACGGACCTGAATTGGTTTCGGAGACGGGACCAATACCTATGCATCTACTTGGAAATATGTGGGGTCAGACTTGGGATAAT ATTGCTGACTTCACGACACCCTtcccagaaaaaaaacttttggatGTGACTGACGAAATGGTTAAGCAGGGGTACACTCCCCTGAAGATGTTCCAAATGGGGGACGAGTTCTTCGAATCGCTGAACATGACTAAGCTACCACA AACTTTTTGGGACAAAAGTATCATCGAGAAACCCACGGACGGACGTGATCTGGTTTGTCACGCCAGCGCGTGGGACTTCTTCGCAACGGATGACGTTCGCATCAAGCAGTGCACCCGTGTGAACATGCGTGAATTCTTCGTCGTTCACCACGAGCTAGGCCACATCCAGTACTATCTGCAGTATCAACATCAACCGGTGGAGTATCGTGGCGGTGCCAATCCGGGCTTCCACGAAGCCGTCGGTGATGTGCTCTCACTTTCCGTTTCCACTCCAAAACACTTGAAGAAAGTTGGCCTACTGAAGGACTACGAAGAAGACGAGCAAGTCAGGATCAATCAGTTTTATCGATCG GGCGTCACCAAATTCGTCTTCCTGCCGTTCGCCTACACCCTGGACAGGTACCGATGGGACGTCTTCCGGGGAGAAATCAAACCGGATGAGTACAACTGTCGCTACTGGCAGTTGAGGAGCGAGTTTTGCGGGGTGGAACCTCCGGTGCTTCGCACCGAGGAAGATCTCGATCCTCCGGCTAAGTATCACGTCTCGGCAGATGTTGAATATTTACGGTACTTTGTGTCCTATGTGATTCAGTTTCAGTTCCACAAAGCCGCCTGCCGTTTGGCTGGGGAGTACGTCGCTGGCGATCCGGAGAAGACCCTGAACAACTGCGACATATATCAGAGCGCTGCGGCAGGGAATAAGTTGAA AGAAATGCTTTCACTCGGTGCTTCCAAACCGTGGCCGGATGCTATGGAAGTGTTGACCGGAGAGCGCAAGATGAACGCTGATGCTATTCTGGAGTACTTCAAGCCACTGCATGATTGGTTAGTTGGGGAGAACAAGCGACTTGGAGCTCACGTTGGATGGACACCGTCGGAAA aatgcaaaaaacagtttgacTTCGCACCGACCAAATGA
- the LOC129773209 gene encoding uncharacterized protein LOC129773209: MAEWKQSEPCNEPCDENIGIQSITPHSSKVVCIVPGCRTRNGQGYSFHNFPPKADRKRYKVWLTKLRLNYEPSPSSKACSLHFSITNFVVPTARRLTERMILKRTAIPDINLPKPICNTVREIAAKNRAERAARRNEFKPDLNHYMEDSQMSICDDTEDAIDIITAPDFEQAAVITSPDFVQAAVITSPDFVEAAVQVDTLDLDKLFIGRRRTMSVHFKTDSELNSWTGLASLKMLDTIVEGLCSLAAYKKRSHSTVPVEEEVLVVFVKMKTNISFSCMSALFNLHYQTISQVFYRTVPLLKMMCTPLVPWPTQEEVNRNMPHYFRPYYTDVIAVLDCTEMPIKKPKCLHCRINAYSHYKGRETAKYLIAVTPGGTICYISHGYGGKASDKQIVTAEKLLEKFKIGEAVMTDKGFSIDTECKALGVKLVRPPFLTAPRYQLSTMDARVNVSIVASRVHVERAIQRIKIFEIFNNKLDTRFLPILDDLIYIACGIVNISKPILSNERF, translated from the exons ATGGCCGAGTGGAAGCAAAGTGAACCTTGCAACGAGCCTTGTGATGAAAATATCGGGATTCAATCTATAACACCGCATTCTAGTAAAGTGGTTTGTATAGTTCCTGGATGTCGTACACGGAATGGCCAAGGATATTCATTCCACAACTTTCCCCCGAAGGCGGATAGAAAACGGTATAAGGTTTGGTTGACAAAATTGCGACTGAATTATGAGCCATCTCCGTCGTCGAAAGCTTGCAGCTTACATTTTAGCATTACAAACTTTGTTGTTCCTA CTGCGAGAAGGCTTACTGAACGGATGATTTTAAAAAGAACAGCCATACCAGACATCAACTTACCTAAACCAATTTGTAACACAGTGAGAGAAATAGCAGCTAAAAATCGCGCAGAACGAGCAGCCAGGCGGAATGAATTTAAACCAGATCTGAATCATTATATGGAGGACAGCCAAATGTCGATCTGTGATGATACTGAGGACGCAATAGACATTATTACAGCACCGGACTTTGAGCAAGCAGCTGTTATTACATCACCGGACTTTGTGCAAGCAGCTGTTATTACATCACCGGACTTTGTGGAAGCAGCTGTTCAGGTGGACACGCTTGATTTGGATAAACTTTTTATCGGTCGTCGTAGAACTATGTCTGTCCACTTTAAAACCGATTCGGAGTTGAACTCCTGGACAGGGTTAGCTTCCCTCAAAATGTTGGATACCATCGTTGAGGGCTTATGTTCGTTGGCCGCGTATAAGAAGCGATCGCACTCTACCGTTCCTGTAGAAGAGGAAGTGCTTGTAGTGTTTGTGAAAATGAAAACGAATATATCGTTCTCTTGCATGAGTGCTCTGTTTAACTTACATTACCAGACTATTTCTCAGGTGTTTTACCGGACAGTTCCATTGTTGAAGATGATGTGCACTCCATTAGTACCATGGCCAACACAAGAAGAAGTTAATCGCAATATGCCACACTATTTCCGACCATATTATACTGACGTTATCGCTGTACTCGATTGCACTGAAATGCCAATTAAAAAACCAAAATGTCTCCACTGCAGGATCAACGCATATTCGCATTATAAAGGACGTGAGACTGCGAAGTACTTGATTGCAGTTACTCCAGGAGGAACAATATGCTATATAAGTCATGGATATGGCGGGAAGGCTTCGGATAAGCAAATAGTTACTGCGGAAAAATTgctcgaaaaatttaaaattggtgAAGCAGTGATGACCGATAAAGGTTTCAGCATAGATACTGAATGTAAAGCCCTCGGAGTGAAGCTTGTGCGACCACCATTTCTAACGGCTCCTCGATATCAGCTGAGTACAATGGATGCTCgtgtaaatgtttctatagtcgCGTCAAGAGTACATGTGGAACGAGCTATACAACGCAtaaaaattttcgaaatattcaacAACAAACTCGATACACGTTTTCTTCCTATATTGGATGATTTAATATACATTGCCTGTGGAATTGTCAATATTTCGAAGCCAATTCTGTCAAACGAACGATtttag